A genomic segment from Thermotoga neapolitana DSM 4359 encodes:
- the priA gene encoding replication restart helicase PriA: MYYEAAISGTGRTICVRSEEPLNPGERIWVGWKGERTKCYVIGPSFQKDSFTVKERDGRSFLTEKHVEIAKWISRRFGSPIGMVFDLFFPPGIDDYVTEKVISQSPFLGFEEMLLSDFVKDKGEKVLEEMLKKGLVKIEKSFYIKEPKPRLKKRVFLKASIPELVRTPLTLKQKMVVEYLQFNGGVLLEDLLRDLEVSRSVIESLREKGIIEVLHQDVPPKKRSNRTTFKEELSDVNLFFGPAGSGKTEALLQLAGEYSRRGTVLFLVPEVSILTHLLSRLKGLFPQMRVGIYHSYLSKSRKNLEWYRAVEGKIDILLGTRSAVFVPVKNFSLIIVDEEHDESFYQYSPPSYDAVEVAREISRVFEVPLVMSSATPALKTYVEAKEGKIKVFTFVRKHADVSIEVVDMRKEERVGSFARKTLDRMEETLKEGRRVLVYVRRKGYWGRVQCETCGHVLKCEDCDVSLVFHLDSRSLKCHQCGREYGFEEECPVCGGKLSGKGFGTEKIERELQRYFPERRVMRIDREVVEDVMEVEDYINRLISGEIDILVGTRMVTKSFDVPEIGLVCVLDVDSLIFLPDFSASLRVFQLIVQVFGRASRKGTGRAILQTYNPDEEVIMRAIKEDVEGFYERELERRKSLGYPPYKHLIHIALKSKDPNQGKRLLTRLRNSLDGEEVLGPAEHWMFKLKGFYRHHLVVKTDKVEETLSKVEKYSKVLGLDPLILVDPPSLEIPD; the protein is encoded by the coding sequence ATGTACTACGAGGCAGCGATATCGGGAACAGGAAGGACGATCTGTGTTCGATCAGAGGAACCGCTGAATCCAGGTGAGAGAATATGGGTCGGCTGGAAAGGAGAAAGGACGAAATGTTACGTGATAGGTCCTTCTTTCCAGAAGGACTCCTTCACTGTGAAGGAGCGAGATGGGAGGAGTTTTCTAACAGAAAAGCACGTTGAAATAGCAAAGTGGATCTCAAGAAGGTTCGGTTCGCCGATAGGTATGGTCTTCGATCTTTTCTTCCCGCCGGGAATCGACGATTACGTAACGGAGAAGGTGATCTCGCAAAGTCCTTTCCTCGGTTTTGAAGAGATGCTTCTTTCCGATTTTGTGAAGGATAAAGGAGAAAAAGTCCTGGAAGAGATGTTGAAGAAAGGGCTCGTGAAAATCGAAAAATCTTTCTATATAAAGGAACCCAAGCCACGTTTAAAAAAGAGAGTTTTTCTGAAAGCGTCCATTCCAGAACTGGTACGAACACCGCTGACTCTGAAGCAGAAGATGGTGGTTGAGTACCTTCAGTTCAACGGCGGAGTACTCCTGGAGGACCTTTTGAGGGATCTGGAGGTCTCCAGAAGCGTGATCGAGTCTCTCCGGGAAAAAGGAATAATAGAAGTTCTTCATCAGGACGTTCCACCGAAAAAGAGATCCAATCGAACCACTTTCAAAGAGGAACTCTCTGATGTGAACCTTTTCTTTGGGCCCGCGGGCAGTGGTAAAACAGAAGCACTCCTTCAACTTGCGGGCGAATATTCTAGAAGGGGAACAGTACTTTTTCTGGTACCTGAGGTTTCCATACTCACGCATCTGCTTTCGCGCTTGAAAGGATTGTTCCCACAGATGAGAGTGGGCATATACCACAGTTACCTATCGAAATCTAGAAAAAACCTAGAGTGGTACAGAGCTGTGGAAGGGAAGATCGATATCCTGCTCGGTACAAGAAGTGCCGTGTTTGTTCCCGTCAAAAACTTTTCTCTGATCATAGTTGACGAAGAGCACGATGAGAGTTTCTATCAGTATTCACCTCCTTCCTATGACGCGGTTGAAGTGGCAAGGGAAATTTCCAGGGTCTTTGAAGTTCCCCTGGTGATGTCTTCTGCTACTCCAGCTTTGAAGACTTACGTGGAAGCAAAAGAGGGAAAAATCAAGGTGTTCACTTTTGTAAGAAAACACGCAGACGTGTCGATAGAGGTCGTCGATATGAGGAAGGAAGAAAGGGTAGGCAGCTTTGCCAGGAAAACCCTCGATCGGATGGAAGAAACCCTGAAAGAGGGTCGGAGAGTGCTCGTCTATGTGAGAAGAAAAGGATACTGGGGAAGGGTGCAATGTGAAACCTGCGGCCACGTTTTGAAGTGCGAAGACTGTGACGTGTCTCTCGTTTTCCACCTGGATTCTAGATCACTGAAATGTCATCAGTGTGGCAGAGAGTACGGATTCGAAGAAGAATGTCCTGTTTGCGGTGGAAAACTCTCCGGGAAAGGATTTGGCACGGAAAAGATTGAAAGGGAACTGCAAAGATATTTTCCGGAAAGGAGAGTAATGAGAATAGATCGGGAAGTTGTCGAGGATGTAATGGAGGTGGAGGATTACATAAACAGGTTGATTTCCGGGGAAATAGACATTCTTGTTGGAACAAGAATGGTAACGAAGAGTTTCGATGTTCCGGAAATCGGTCTTGTGTGTGTACTTGATGTGGACTCACTCATCTTTCTACCGGATTTTTCAGCTTCGTTGAGGGTGTTTCAGTTGATTGTCCAGGTGTTCGGAAGAGCGTCCAGAAAGGGTACGGGAAGGGCTATCCTTCAAACGTACAACCCCGACGAAGAGGTGATCATGAGGGCAATAAAAGAAGATGTGGAAGGGTTCTATGAAAGAGAACTCGAAAGAAGAAAATCGTTGGGTTATCCTCCCTACAAGCACTTGATTCACATCGCACTGAAGTCAAAAGATCCGAACCAGGGAAAAAGGCTTCTGACGAGACTGAGAAATTCCCTTGACGGTGAAGAGGTTCTTGGACCTGCAGAGCACTGGATGTTCAAATTGAAAGGTTTTTATCGACACCACCTGGTGGTGAAAACGGATAAGGTGGAAGAAACCCTTTCAAAGGTGGAGAAGTACTCAAAGGTGCTGGGTTTGGATCCACTGATACTGGTGGATCCGCCTTCTCTGGAGATACCGGATTAA
- a CDS encoding YitT family protein, whose product MIEKIREYVLSTLGTLVTAVGVVVFLIPNNIAAGGVSGLSMILHHLLPLPVGIWMYILNGLLFLVAFLTVGFDFSAKTIYCTFVFNFFVDLFDRLIPLPKYTGDDLFLAVSFGTLLTALGLAITFSQNSSTGGTDIIARILNKYFWISMGMGLLMVDFTIAALAGVTFNARTGMYALLGVILNGIMVDFMLRGIEQSSEVTIISERSEEIKDFVLYKLHRGATYVPAKGAYTGKERKILLVVVRRRELNELIRFIRKVDPKAFVVIKEVRQALGEGFKELEEL is encoded by the coding sequence TTGATAGAAAAGATCAGGGAGTACGTTCTCAGTACTCTTGGTACTCTGGTCACCGCCGTTGGTGTGGTGGTCTTTCTGATACCGAACAACATAGCTGCCGGCGGTGTGAGTGGTCTTTCGATGATACTTCATCATCTTCTTCCGCTTCCAGTGGGAATCTGGATGTACATTCTGAACGGTCTGCTCTTTCTTGTCGCCTTCCTCACCGTGGGATTCGATTTCAGTGCCAAGACGATTTACTGCACTTTCGTTTTCAACTTCTTTGTGGATTTGTTCGATCGTCTGATTCCTTTACCGAAGTACACAGGTGACGATCTGTTTCTTGCGGTCTCCTTCGGCACATTACTCACTGCCCTGGGACTTGCCATAACGTTTTCTCAGAATTCTTCCACCGGAGGAACAGACATCATAGCAAGGATCCTGAACAAATACTTCTGGATCTCCATGGGAATGGGACTTCTGATGGTGGACTTCACCATAGCGGCTCTGGCAGGTGTCACATTCAACGCGAGAACGGGAATGTACGCTCTTCTCGGTGTGATACTGAACGGTATAATGGTGGACTTCATGCTGAGAGGAATAGAGCAATCGAGTGAAGTAACCATCATTTCTGAACGGTCTGAGGAGATAAAAGATTTTGTTCTTTACAAACTTCACAGGGGTGCCACCTACGTTCCTGCGAAGGGAGCTTACACGGGCAAGGAAAGAAAAATACTCCTTGTGGTGGTAAGAAGAAGAGAGTTGAACGAACTGATCAGATTCATAAGGAAGGTAGACCCGAAAGCCTTTGTCGTAATCAAAGAAGTAAGACAGGCTCTGGGAGAGGGTTTTAAAGAACTGGAGGAGTTGTGA
- a CDS encoding damage-control phosphatase ARMT1 family protein has protein sequence MRYLRADERCLICSLRQAENLLKKTINSPEKRWVIFREIFRVMSEMKWGMKPLEVNGKVHRFIMEYVKEEDPFKEEKERSNEMAMKLVEMFRTEILNSPDPVYSAAKLAVSGNLIDLGIPGWKTEDVFEKLHEAYERPFDREDFEEFRNALESASTLFYIADNAGEIVFDKFFIEIMKMQNPSLEVMVAVRGKPIINDVTVDDAKQIRLEEVATLIDSGVEEPGVVLDKATPEFRRMFFETDLVVSKGQGNFEGLYEEERENLFFLLTAKCDFVAEVLKVPVGGKVFISSSSL, from the coding sequence ATGAGGTATCTGAGGGCGGATGAAAGGTGCCTGATATGCAGTCTCAGGCAGGCTGAAAATCTCCTGAAGAAGACCATCAACTCCCCTGAAAAAAGATGGGTGATATTCCGGGAGATCTTCAGAGTTATGAGCGAGATGAAATGGGGAATGAAACCTCTGGAGGTCAACGGGAAGGTCCACAGGTTCATCATGGAGTACGTGAAGGAGGAGGATCCCTTCAAAGAAGAAAAGGAAAGATCGAACGAGATGGCAATGAAACTCGTTGAGATGTTCAGAACAGAGATCCTGAATTCCCCTGATCCTGTGTACTCTGCTGCGAAACTGGCAGTTTCAGGAAATTTGATAGATCTTGGTATCCCAGGCTGGAAAACAGAAGACGTCTTTGAAAAACTTCACGAAGCCTACGAAAGGCCTTTCGACAGGGAGGATTTCGAAGAGTTCAGAAACGCCCTCGAAAGTGCTTCCACACTCTTTTATATCGCAGATAACGCCGGAGAGATCGTTTTCGATAAGTTCTTCATCGAGATCATGAAGATGCAGAATCCATCGCTCGAGGTGATGGTTGCCGTTCGTGGAAAGCCGATAATAAACGACGTCACAGTCGATGATGCGAAGCAAATCAGGCTGGAAGAGGTTGCCACACTGATCGACTCCGGTGTGGAAGAGCCGGGTGTGGTCCTGGACAAAGCTACACCAGAGTTCAGAAGGATGTTTTTCGAAACAGACCTCGTCGTCTCCAAAGGACAGGGAAACTTCGAGGGTCTTTACGAGGAAGAAAGAGAGAACCTGTTCTTCCTCCTGACCGCCAAGTGTGATTTTGTGGCGGAAGTTCTGAAAGTTCCCGTAGGAGGAAAGGTGTTCATTTCCTCTTCCTCCCTCTGA
- a CDS encoding acyl carrier protein yields MEREKLLAKFVEIVSEKMGKNLETIDEDVSFGELGFDSLDVIDLVMFFEDEFAIRIEDEELESLRRVKDLIDIVSRKLEEVNDEVSEGG; encoded by the coding sequence TTGGAAAGAGAAAAGCTTCTTGCAAAGTTTGTGGAAATAGTTTCAGAGAAGATGGGAAAGAATCTGGAGACGATCGATGAAGATGTCTCTTTTGGAGAACTCGGCTTTGATTCGCTAGATGTGATAGATCTTGTCATGTTCTTCGAAGACGAGTTCGCAATAAGGATAGAGGACGAAGAGCTCGAAAGTCTTCGCAGGGTAAAAGATCTGATAGATATCGTGAGCAGAAAACTGGAGGAGGTCAACGATGAGGTATCTGAGGGCGGATGA
- a CDS encoding sodium-translocating pyrophosphatase, translating into MWLLFLIPLVALGFAAANFAAVVKKPEGTDRMKEISSYIRSGADSFLAHETRAIFKVAIVIAILLMIFTTWQTGVAFLLGAVMSASAGIVGMKMATRANVRVAEAARTTRKIGPALKVAYQGGSVMGLSVGGFALLGLVLVYLIFGKWMGQLDNLNIYTNWLGINFVPFAMTVSGYALGCSIIAMFDRVGGGVYTKAADMAADLVGKTELNLPEDDPRNPATIADNVGDNVGDVAGLGADLLESFVGAIVSSIILASYMFPIYVQRVGENLVHQIPKETIQSLITHPILFALVGLGCSMLGILYVIVKRPSDNPQRELNISLWTSAILTVVLTAFLTYFYLKDAQGLDVVGFRFGPISPWFSAIIGIFAGILVGFWAEYYTSYHYRPTQFLSRSSIEGTGMVISNGLSLGMKSVLPPTLTLVLGILFADYFAGLYGVAISALGMLSFVATSVSVDSYGPIADNAGGISEMCELDPEVRKITDHLDAVGNTTAAIGKGFAIGSAILAALSLFASYMFSQISPSDVGKPPSLILLLNMVDARVIAGALLGAAITYYFSGYLISAVTKAAMKMVDEIRRQAREIPGLLEGKAKPDYNKCIEITSDNALKQMGYPAFIAILTPLVTGFLLGPEFVGGVLIGTVISGAMLAILTANSGGAWDNAKKFLEAGNLEGYGKGSEPHKALVIGDTVGDPLKDTVGPSLDILIKIMSVVSVIAVSIFKHVHLF; encoded by the coding sequence ATGTGGCTGCTCTTTCTCATTCCTCTGGTTGCACTGGGATTTGCCGCTGCAAACTTCGCCGCTGTTGTTAAAAAACCAGAGGGTACAGATCGAATGAAGGAGATATCTTCCTACATTCGAAGTGGGGCGGATTCGTTCCTTGCGCACGAGACCAGGGCTATCTTCAAAGTTGCCATCGTCATAGCGATACTCCTCATGATCTTCACAACCTGGCAGACGGGTGTGGCGTTTCTTCTTGGAGCCGTGATGAGCGCCTCCGCCGGTATCGTGGGGATGAAGATGGCCACCAGAGCAAACGTCAGAGTGGCAGAAGCGGCCAGGACTACGAGGAAGATAGGACCCGCGTTGAAGGTGGCCTACCAGGGTGGAAGTGTCATGGGGCTTTCCGTCGGTGGGTTTGCCCTCCTTGGACTTGTTCTGGTTTACCTGATCTTTGGAAAATGGATGGGACAGCTGGACAATCTCAATATATACACCAACTGGCTTGGGATAAACTTTGTTCCTTTCGCCATGACGGTCTCTGGTTACGCCCTCGGATGCTCTATCATAGCCATGTTTGACAGGGTTGGAGGAGGAGTTTACACGAAGGCAGCGGATATGGCGGCTGACCTTGTTGGAAAGACAGAACTGAACCTTCCTGAAGACGATCCAAGGAATCCTGCCACGATAGCAGACAACGTGGGAGACAACGTGGGAGACGTTGCCGGTCTGGGAGCTGACCTTCTGGAAAGTTTCGTTGGTGCCATAGTGTCTTCCATTATCCTGGCTTCTTACATGTTCCCGATATACGTTCAAAGAGTGGGAGAAAACCTTGTTCATCAGATCCCGAAGGAAACCATACAGTCCCTCATCACCCATCCGATTCTCTTCGCACTGGTCGGTCTTGGATGTTCCATGCTTGGAATACTCTACGTGATCGTGAAAAGGCCATCTGACAATCCTCAGAGGGAACTCAACATCAGTCTCTGGACTTCCGCCATTCTCACGGTCGTTTTGACCGCTTTCCTGACATACTTTTATCTTAAGGATGCCCAGGGTCTGGATGTTGTTGGCTTCAGGTTTGGTCCCATCTCTCCGTGGTTTTCAGCGATCATAGGAATATTTGCGGGAATTTTGGTCGGTTTCTGGGCTGAGTACTACACGAGTTATCACTACAGACCAACACAGTTCCTCAGCAGATCCTCCATCGAAGGCACAGGAATGGTCATCTCGAACGGTCTTTCCCTTGGAATGAAGAGCGTGCTTCCTCCCACTTTAACGCTCGTTCTCGGTATTCTCTTCGCAGATTACTTTGCAGGGCTCTACGGAGTTGCAATCTCTGCTCTTGGAATGCTTTCCTTTGTTGCAACATCCGTTTCCGTGGACAGTTACGGACCGATAGCGGACAATGCGGGCGGAATCAGTGAGATGTGTGAACTGGACCCTGAGGTGAGGAAGATAACGGATCATCTCGATGCTGTGGGTAACACGACGGCGGCCATAGGAAAGGGATTCGCCATCGGTTCGGCTATCCTGGCGGCCCTCTCTCTCTTTGCCTCTTACATGTTCTCGCAGATCAGTCCATCGGACGTTGGAAAGCCACCTTCTCTCATACTCCTTCTGAACATGGTGGACGCGAGGGTGATAGCGGGCGCACTCCTTGGAGCGGCGATCACCTACTACTTCAGTGGTTACCTAATTTCTGCGGTCACGAAGGCCGCTATGAAGATGGTGGATGAGATCAGAAGACAGGCAAGGGAAATTCCTGGGCTTCTGGAAGGAAAGGCAAAGCCGGACTACAACAAGTGTATAGAAATCACCAGTGATAACGCTCTGAAGCAGATGGGATATCCTGCCTTCATAGCGATTCTCACGCCACTTGTGACAGGATTTCTGCTTGGACCGGAGTTCGTCGGAGGTGTGCTGATAGGGACCGTCATCAGTGGTGCCATGCTTGCCATTCTGACGGCAAATTCCGGAGGAGCCTGGGACAACGCCAAGAAGTTCCTCGAGGCGGGCAACTTGGAAGGGTACGGTAAGGGATCTGAACCTCACAAAGCCCTTGTCATAGGAGATACGGTGGGAGATCCCCTCAAGGATACGGTGGGTCCCTCTCTGGATATTCTCATAAAGATCATGTCGGTGGTTTCGGTGATAGCGGTTTCCATCTTCAAACACGTTCACCTGTTCTGA
- the rgy gene encoding reverse gyrase, translating to MNLKYHHSCINCRGVNTDERNERGLPCEVCLPEESPSDIYEALLERRTLKDYRFYHRFWREYEDFRNFFKEMFGKNLTGYQRLWAKRTILGKSFTMVAPTGVGKTTFGMVASLWLARKGKKSALIFPTVTLVKQTLERLRNMSEDAKIIGFYSSMGKEEKKKFEESFEKDDYHILVVSTQFVSRHREELSRKKFDFVFVDDVDAVLKASRNIDTLLMMVGIPENVIKKALSAIKQGKIYERPDNLKTGILVVSSATARPRGIRPLLFRDLLNFTVGRLVSVSRNITHVRISRKSRERLVELLRVFRDGVLIFTQTEEEGRNLVDYLKGQGIRVEGTWERFEENFDAFKNGDIDVLVGVQAYYGKLTRGVDLPERIKYVIFWGVPSMKFPLELDRAPKFVLTRLLRESGLIKGREVNEEELRKLAKSHFSQEEFVERVKEIFRGSAVRGEELIIPDIYTYIQASGRSSRILNGVLVKGLAVIFEEDEEIFESLRTRLLLVAEEEILEESEVDWEKLIREVEESRKSLKKEFSDTSRSLLIVVESPTKADTISKFLGKSSSRRERNILVHEAVTDEGIILFTATRGHVYDLVTRGGIHGVEEKNGIFVPVYNSLKRCRSCGYQFTEDREECPICSSKDLDDKTETLRALREISLEVDEILVATDPDVEGEKISWDVTQYLIPANGSLKRIEMHEITKYGFKKARESVRFVDFNLVKAQVVRRIQDRWIGFELSGKLQKQFGKPNLSAGRVQSTVLGWIVDREEEYRKSEKNFTLITLENGAQLEVEGKVSVDAISVSKVEETEEDIAPPPPYTTSSALSEISQKLRLGVQETMDILQDLFEKGFITYHRTDSIRVSLEGQNVARSYLRKIGKEELFTGRSWSTEGAHEAIRPVKPIDDKEIEEMMEEGLITDLTKKHLRVYSLIFNRFLASQSSPVKVKRQSVFFDVEGKELKKEYVVEILKDGWNLFMPLTISPRFEHRSYRILERKIYKKHTVPLFTQASIVEEMKKRGIGRPSTYAKIVEVLFKRGYVYEDKYRRIRPTKLGVMVYSFLKERYERFVTEETTRRLEEIMDRVEKGEEDYQSTLRLLYEEIKSLTEEG from the coding sequence GTGAATTTGAAGTACCACCATTCCTGTATAAACTGCAGAGGAGTGAACACCGATGAGAGAAACGAGAGGGGACTTCCGTGTGAAGTGTGTCTTCCCGAGGAGTCCCCTTCTGACATTTATGAAGCTCTTCTCGAGAGAAGAACGTTGAAAGATTATCGCTTCTATCACAGATTCTGGCGTGAGTACGAGGACTTTCGGAATTTTTTCAAGGAAATGTTTGGAAAAAATCTGACGGGGTATCAGCGTTTGTGGGCAAAAAGAACGATCCTGGGAAAAAGTTTCACGATGGTAGCACCAACGGGCGTGGGGAAAACGACGTTCGGGATGGTTGCCTCTCTGTGGCTTGCCAGGAAAGGAAAAAAGTCGGCGCTCATCTTCCCTACAGTGACACTGGTCAAGCAGACCCTCGAAAGATTGAGGAATATGTCAGAAGATGCCAAAATCATAGGATTTTATTCCTCAATGGGAAAGGAAGAGAAAAAGAAATTCGAGGAAAGTTTTGAAAAAGATGACTACCACATACTGGTCGTTTCCACACAGTTCGTCTCCAGACACAGAGAAGAACTCTCCAGAAAGAAGTTCGATTTCGTTTTCGTGGACGATGTGGACGCAGTCCTCAAGGCCTCCCGTAACATAGACACCCTTCTCATGATGGTGGGGATCCCGGAAAATGTCATAAAGAAGGCACTCTCTGCCATCAAACAGGGAAAGATCTATGAAAGACCAGACAACTTGAAAACAGGAATCCTGGTGGTTTCCTCCGCCACGGCCAGACCACGCGGTATCAGGCCCTTGTTGTTCAGAGATCTTCTCAACTTCACCGTGGGAAGACTGGTTTCTGTCTCCCGCAACATCACGCACGTGAGAATTTCCAGAAAGTCCAGAGAACGCTTGGTGGAACTGCTCAGGGTGTTCAGAGATGGTGTCCTGATCTTCACGCAGACGGAAGAAGAGGGAAGAAATCTGGTCGATTATTTGAAAGGTCAGGGAATAAGGGTTGAGGGAACCTGGGAAAGGTTCGAGGAAAATTTCGATGCATTCAAAAACGGCGATATCGATGTTCTGGTGGGTGTACAGGCGTATTATGGGAAGCTGACAAGGGGAGTTGATCTTCCAGAGAGGATAAAGTACGTGATCTTTTGGGGAGTTCCCTCCATGAAGTTTCCTTTGGAACTCGATAGAGCTCCGAAGTTTGTCCTCACCAGGCTCCTCAGAGAATCAGGCCTGATAAAAGGTAGAGAGGTGAACGAAGAAGAACTCAGAAAACTCGCAAAATCACATTTTTCTCAGGAAGAATTTGTAGAGAGAGTGAAAGAGATCTTCAGGGGCTCTGCCGTGAGAGGAGAAGAGCTCATCATTCCCGATATTTACACCTACATTCAGGCTTCTGGAAGATCATCGAGGATACTGAACGGTGTACTTGTAAAGGGTCTAGCCGTGATCTTTGAAGAAGATGAGGAAATCTTCGAATCTTTGAGAACCCGTCTTCTCCTCGTAGCAGAGGAAGAGATTCTTGAGGAATCAGAGGTGGATTGGGAAAAACTCATTCGTGAGGTGGAAGAAAGCAGAAAGAGCCTGAAGAAGGAGTTTTCCGACACTTCCCGTTCTCTCCTGATAGTTGTGGAGTCGCCAACCAAAGCGGATACGATCTCAAAGTTCCTGGGAAAGTCCTCTTCCCGAAGAGAAAGAAATATCCTGGTCCATGAAGCTGTAACGGATGAAGGAATCATTTTGTTCACGGCAACGAGAGGACACGTTTACGATCTTGTCACCAGAGGAGGAATTCACGGGGTTGAGGAAAAAAACGGTATTTTTGTTCCTGTTTACAACTCTCTGAAAAGATGCAGAAGTTGTGGATACCAGTTCACAGAAGATCGAGAAGAATGTCCCATCTGTTCTTCAAAAGACCTCGATGACAAAACTGAGACCCTCAGAGCACTGAGGGAGATATCGCTTGAGGTTGATGAGATCCTGGTGGCAACGGACCCCGATGTCGAGGGAGAGAAAATATCCTGGGACGTGACACAGTATCTGATACCCGCCAACGGATCTCTGAAAAGAATTGAAATGCATGAAATCACAAAATACGGTTTCAAAAAGGCACGGGAGAGTGTTCGTTTTGTCGATTTCAATCTGGTGAAGGCACAGGTAGTGAGAAGAATCCAGGACAGATGGATCGGATTTGAATTGAGTGGAAAACTTCAAAAGCAATTCGGCAAACCAAACCTCTCGGCGGGCAGGGTCCAGTCCACGGTTCTGGGATGGATAGTAGATCGAGAAGAAGAGTATAGAAAAAGCGAAAAAAACTTCACACTCATCACGCTGGAAAACGGCGCACAACTCGAAGTTGAAGGGAAAGTGTCCGTCGATGCCATCAGCGTGTCGAAAGTGGAAGAAACAGAAGAAGACATTGCCCCTCCTCCACCTTACACGACTTCTTCTGCGCTCTCGGAGATATCCCAAAAACTCAGACTGGGTGTTCAGGAGACGATGGATATTCTCCAGGATCTCTTTGAGAAGGGATTCATCACCTACCACAGGACCGACTCGATCAGGGTCTCACTGGAAGGCCAGAACGTAGCACGCAGCTATCTGAGAAAGATCGGCAAAGAAGAACTCTTCACAGGAAGGAGCTGGTCAACCGAGGGGGCACACGAGGCCATCAGACCGGTGAAACCCATCGACGATAAAGAAATCGAGGAAATGATGGAAGAGGGACTGATAACGGACCTGACAAAGAAGCACCTGAGGGTTTACTCGCTCATATTCAACCGCTTTCTGGCCAGTCAGTCTTCACCTGTGAAGGTGAAGAGGCAGTCAGTCTTTTTCGATGTGGAAGGAAAGGAGTTGAAGAAGGAGTACGTGGTGGAAATTCTGAAGGACGGCTGGAATCTCTTCATGCCGTTAACAATTTCTCCACGATTCGAACACAGAAGCTACAGAATTCTTGAAAGAAAGATTTACAAAAAACACACGGTACCTCTCTTCACTCAGGCTTCTATAGTGGAAGAGATGAAGAAAAGGGGAATTGGCAGACCCTCAACTTATGCAAAAATAGTAGAGGTACTCTTCAAAAGAGGATACGTGTATGAGGATAAATACAGGAGGATCAGACCAACGAAACTGGGAGTGATGGTCTATTCGTTCCTCAAAGAAAGATACGAAAGGTTCGTAACAGAAGAGACTACTCGCAGGCTGGAAGAGATCATGGACAGGGTGGAAAAGGGAGAAGAGGATTATCAATCCACACTCAGGCTTTTGTACGAGGAAATAAAATCTCTCACGGAGGAGGGGTAA
- a CDS encoding adenosylhomocysteinase, whose translation MKTGEMKINWVSRYMPLLNEISREFSGKRPLEGVTVGMSIHLEAKTAYLALTLAKLGAKVVVTGSNPLSTQDDVAEALRKKGITVYAKRTHDEDVYRQNLMKVLDERPDFIIDDGGDLTVIAHTERTDVLENLKGVSEETTTGVKRLKALEKSGKLKVPVVAVNDSKMKFLFDNRYGTGQSTWDAIMRNTNLLIAGKRVVVAGYGWCGRGIALRASGLGAKVIVTEVDPVRAVEAIMDGFEVMPMKEAVKLADFVVTATGNTDVLTEEDILSLKDGAVLANAGHFNVEIPVETLERLAVEKFEARPNVTGYVLKNGKTVFLLAEGRLVNLAAGDGHPIEIMDLSFALQTFAILYLLENHASMEPRVYTLPPEVDEKVAMMKLKSMNVRIDSLTEKQRRYLESWQ comes from the coding sequence ATGAAGACAGGTGAGATGAAGATAAACTGGGTTTCCAGGTACATGCCTCTTCTGAACGAGATATCACGGGAATTTTCCGGGAAAAGGCCACTCGAAGGTGTGACTGTTGGTATGAGCATACATCTGGAAGCGAAAACGGCCTATCTTGCGCTCACACTCGCAAAACTTGGAGCGAAAGTTGTTGTCACAGGAAGCAATCCTCTTTCCACACAGGACGATGTGGCGGAGGCCCTCAGGAAAAAAGGGATCACCGTCTATGCAAAGAGAACTCACGATGAAGATGTCTACCGGCAGAATCTCATGAAGGTGCTCGATGAAAGACCCGATTTCATAATAGACGATGGCGGAGATCTCACGGTCATAGCACACACCGAAAGGACCGATGTCCTCGAGAACCTGAAGGGTGTCTCTGAAGAAACCACGACCGGCGTGAAACGCTTAAAGGCTCTTGAAAAATCCGGGAAATTGAAAGTACCGGTTGTGGCTGTGAACGATTCGAAGATGAAGTTTCTTTTCGACAACAGGTATGGAACGGGACAATCCACGTGGGATGCCATTATGAGAAACACGAATCTTCTGATCGCCGGAAAAAGGGTGGTGGTGGCCGGTTACGGCTGGTGTGGAAGGGGAATCGCCCTGAGAGCCTCCGGACTTGGTGCAAAAGTGATCGTAACGGAAGTGGATCCCGTCAGAGCGGTGGAAGCGATCATGGATGGCTTCGAAGTGATGCCGATGAAAGAGGCAGTAAAACTGGCCGATTTTGTTGTGACGGCCACGGGAAACACTGATGTACTCACCGAGGAAGATATTCTGTCGCTCAAAGACGGGGCAGTTCTGGCCAATGCGGGTCATTTCAACGTTGAAATTCCTGTAGAGACACTCGAAAGACTTGCCGTTGAGAAATTCGAAGCACGTCCGAACGTGACGGGTTACGTGTTGAAGAATGGAAAAACGGTCTTTCTCCTTGCCGAAGGTCGACTGGTCAATCTTGCAGCAGGAGACGGGCATCCCATAGAAATCATGGATCTTTCGTTCGCTCTTCAGACTTTTGCCATACTGTATCTTCTGGAAAATCACGCCAGCATGGAACCGAGAGTTTACACTCTTCCGCCCGAGGTGGATGAGAAGGTGGCCATGATGAAACTGAAATCCATGAACGTGAGAATAGACAGCCTGACAGAAAAACAAAGGAGGTATCTGGAGAGTTGGCAGTGA